Within the Dehalococcoidia bacterium genome, the region CGGCAGCATTGAGCTGGAGACGTACGAGGAGCTGGGTTTCAACTGCCGGATGACCGACATGCAGGCCGCGGTCGGGCTGGTGCAGTTACAGAAGCTGGAGCAGATCCTCGGCGAGCGCCGGCGGCTGGCCGAACGCTACCGCGCCGCCTTCGCCGGCGAAGCGCGGCTCGAGACCCCGGCTGAGCCGGCGGACCGGCGGCACACGTATCAATCGTATTGCGTGCGCCTGCGCGGCGGCCGGCCGCGCGCGCGGATCATGACAGAGCTGGCCGGCAAGGGCATCGCCACGCGCCGCGGCGTCATGGCGATTCACCTCGAACCGTACTACCGCCAACAAACGCCCGATCTGTGCCTGCCGGAGACGGAACGCGCGGCGGCGGAAACGCTCTTGCTCCCCCTCTACGTCGGCATGACCGGGGACGAACAGGACGCGGTCGTGGCAGCGTTACGCACGGCGCTGCGCTGATAGCCGGAGAGCAGGCATGTCGACCAGGTTAGTGCTCAAGCGGCTCACGCGACGGACAGGGCTCCGTCGCCACCATGTCGCGGCCGCGCGGATGTGCTGTGAACGGGCGCTGCTGGCGGCGGTGCCCCGCTCCCGGACGGCCGCGAGTGGGCGCATCCTCTGCTATCACTCGGTCGGGACGCCCGCCTGGGGTGTGAACGATGTCAGCCCGCGCCGCTTCGCGCAGCACCTGCACTGGCTGCTCGACGCCGGCTGCCGCATCGTGCCCGCCGAGGCGATCGCGCGCGGCCAGGCGGGCCCGCGCGACGTGGCGCTTACCTTCGACGACAACCTGGCGAGCGTCGAGCGCAACGCCGCACCGCTGCTCGCGAGCGTGCGCGTTCCCTGGACCCTCTTCGTCGTCACGGACTGGGCAGAGGGAAGGCATGACTTTGAGCGCGGCACCTTCCTCGACTGGGCCGCGATCGAGCGGTTGGCGGGGCAGGGGGCCGCGATCGGCAGCCATTCGGTGACGCACCCGAACTTCGGCCGGCTCGACGAACACCGCACGGTCGTTGAGCTGGAGCAGTCGCGGCAGGTGATCGAGCAGCGGCTCGGCATCGTGCCGCAAAGCTTCGCTATCCCGCTTGGACAGTCTGACAACTGGAACGCCACGGCACAGGCCACAGCGGAGGCGGCCGGCTACGAGCTGGTGTACGCCCAGGCCGGGGAGACACGCCCGGCCGGCACGGTCGCCCGCACGTTCATCACGCGCTTTGACGGCAAACGTCTGTTCAATGCCGCGCTGCGAGGCGCGTTCGACACGTGGGAGGAGTGGGTGTGAGCCTGCCGGCGCCACCACTGGTCTCGGTAATCGTACCGACCCGCGACCGCCCGGCGCTGCTGCGCGAAGCGCTGGGCAGCATTCGCGCCCTGGAGGGACCGGATCTGGCGCTTGAAGTTATCGTCGCGGACAACGGCGCGAATCCGGAGACGGGCGCGGTCGCTCGCGAATTCGGCGCCCGCTGCGTGCGCGCGGAACGCCTGGGAGCAAGCGCGGCGCGCAACGCCGGCCTGCGTGCCGCCAGCGGCGAATTCCTCGCCTTCCTCGACGACGACGACGTCTGGCTGGCTGAACACCTGCGGCCCCAGCTGGCGCTGCTCTCGCGGCGGCCAGAGCTCGCCGCCGTGCTGGGCCAGGCCCAGTGCACTGACGAGCAGCGAACACCGCTCTACGGCCCGGGGCCGGTGCGGCTTGCGGGCGACGGCGACGTGCTGCACGACCTGTTCGCGCAGATGCCGCAAATCGGTGCGCTCGTGGCACGTGCTTCCGTGCGCGAGACGGTCGGCGAGCTCGATGAGACGTTGCTGAGCGACGAGGATTGGGACTGGCAGCTCCGCATCGCCTTGAAGCACCTGGTTGGCTTTGTGCCGGTGCCCTGCGTGCTCTTCCGCCAGCGGCCGGTCACGGCCGACGACGATCTGCGCTGGCGGCGCTGGCCGTACACACGGCGGGTCTTTCTCAACAACGTGCGCCGGGCGAGTAGCCGCCGGCCCTCGCTCCCGTACCTGGCGCGCTGCTACCTGCGGCACTGCGGTTGGTACTATGGCATCTCTCTGTGGAGCGCCCTGGAACACGCGCATGCGAACGAACGACGCGCTGCCGCACGGGAGCTGACGCGGGCGCTGCGTATTGCGCCGCTCCACGCCCTGCGCGATCTGCCACGTCCCGGTGCCCTGTGGTCGACGTTTGGCGCGCTGATAAAGCGACCGCGGCGGCGGACAGCGGCGGCCGAGTGAGCCTGCCGCCGCGCTGACGCGGCTCGGCCGGAGGAGTCTGTGGAAGAGACCATGGTCCATGCAACGGCGCTGGTGGAATCGGAGTACATCGGCGCCGGCACGCGCGTCTGGGCGTTCGTTCACGTACTCCCGGGTGCGCGGATCGGCCGCAACTGCAACATCGGCGACCACACCTTCATCGAGGGCGGCAGCCGCATCGGCGACGGCGTCACGGTGAAGAACGGCTGCCTGATCTGGGACGGCGTGACGATCGGCGACGGCGCGTTCATCGGCCCGGGCGTCACCTTCACCAACGATCGCCGCCCGCGCTCCGCCCGCACGGAGGCTGTCACCGCCGTCGCGCCGCAGCGCGACTGGTTGGTATCGACCATCGTTGAGGCGGGCGCTTCGCTCGGCGCCCGCGCCGTTGTCGTCGCCGGCGTCCGGATCGGCGCCTTCGCGATGGTTGGCGCGGGCGCCGTGGTCACACGCGATGTTCCAGCGCACGCGCTGGTCTACGGCAATCCGGCGCGGCGGCGAGGCTGGGTCTGCCGCTGCGGGCAGTCGCTCGCGCTTGCGCACGATCGGGCTGCCTGTGCCGCCTGCGGTCTGCGCTACCGGTTGAGCGCTGCCGGGCTTGCCTGCGAGTCCGAGAGCGAGGTAACGGCGTGATGGAGCGGATCCCCTTCGTGGATCTCGCGGCGCAGCAGCGGCGCATCGCCGCGGAAGTCGAGCACGCGATCGCCGCGGTGCTGAGCCGCTGCGACTTCGTGCTCGGCCAGGACGTCGGCGCCTTCGAGGCCGAGTTCGCGCGGTACCTCGATGTGGGGCACGCCGTTGGCGTCAGTAACGGCCTGGACGCCCTGCGGCTGGCTTTGCTGGCGCTCGACATCGGGCCGGGCGACGAGGTGATCGTGCCGGCGAATACCTACATCGCCACGGCGCTCGCGGTCAGTTCCGTCGGCGCGCGCCCGGTGCTGATCGACTGCGAACCCGGAACCTACACGCTCGACCCGCGGCTGTTGCCGGCGGCATTGACGCCGCGCACGCGGGCGATCATCCCCGTGCACCTCGCCGGCCAGGCAGCCGACATGGACCCGATTCTCGGCATCGCCCGTAGCGCCGGTGTCGCGGTGATCGAGGACGCTGCCCAGGCGCACGGCACGCGGTATCAGGGGCGTGGCTGCGGGTCGCTGGGAGATATCGGCTGTTTCAGCTTCTACCCGAGCAAGAACCTGGGCGCCTACGGCGACGGCGGGGCGGTGACGACCGGCGATGCGTACCTGGCAGAGCGAATTCGCCGGCTGCGCGACAACGGCCAAACGGCGAAGTACGTCCATGTCGAACCGGGTCTGAATGCCCGGCTCGATACACTGCAGGCCGCCATCCTGCGGGTGAAGCTGCCCCATCTGGACGCCTGGAACGGCGAGCGCGCCGCGCACGCCGCCGCGTACCGCCGGCAGCTCGCCGATGTCGGCGACCTTGCGCTGCCGGTCTGCGCGACGTGGTCGACGCATATCTACCACCTGTTCATCGTGGAAACGGAGCGGCGCGACGCGTTGCAGCAACACCTGACCGACGCCGGCATCGCGACGGGCATTCACTATCCCGTGCCCATCCACCTCCAGGAGGCGTACGCGGCGCTTGGCGGCCATGCCGGCGACTTCCCGAACGCCGAGCGTGCTGCCCGGCGCATGCTCTCGCTGCCGATGTATCCCGAACTGAGCGACGCGCAGATCGCGCGCACCTGCGCGGCCGTGCGCTCCTTCTTCGAGACGGCGGCGCAGCCGGAAGCGGCGCGGCGCCCGCACGGCCAGGAGGGCGCCGCACCGCGCCGGCCATCCTCCCTGCCCGCTCGGGTGTGAGCTTGGAGCGAAACGCATGTGGCGACGGCTGCGGCAGCTTTGGGCCTACATCCGCCGGAACGACCTGACGGGCATGGACGACATCGTCGCATGAGCCCGCATTGGCCGCAGCGCGCCCGATCGCGCCGTGGCCCGAACCACCCCGGCGCGGCTCAGGTGCCTTCACGCGTGCCAGCCATCAGTTCCCAGCCTCTCCACTCGAACCGCACGCACGGCGCACCAGTTCCGTGCACCGCAATGGATAAGGTGAGTGACAGGTACGTATGAGCTTGATCACGAGGTGCGCTGCGATGTCCCTGCCGGCGCAAGTCACCGCCGCTGAGCTCCACCCCAACGGCGCCGTCGAAACCGGCGAGCGATCTGGCGCCTCGGAGCTGATCGCGCCGCACGGCGGCACGCTGGTTGACCGCCAGCTCGTCGGTGAACCACTGCTCGCCGCACGCGCGGCGTTGCCCGGCCTCCGCCATATAGAGCTTGACCTCAGAGCCTTTGCCGACCTGGAGTGCATCGCCACCGGCGTCTACTCTCCGCTCAGCGGCTTCATGGGCGCAGCGGATTATCGCTCCGTATTGAGCGAGATGCGGCTTGCCAACGGTCTGCCGTGGTCGATCCCCATCACGCTCTCCATCGCGCAGGACGCGGCGGAGGGAATCTCTGCCGGCAGTCAGATTGCCTTGACCTGGCGTTCCCAGCCGCTGGCGCTGATGCGTGTCGATGACCGCTTCGCCGTTGACCTCCATGAAGAGGCGGTGCAGGTCTACGGCACGGCGGACACGGACCACCCCGGCGTTGCTGCGTTGATGGGCCGAGGCGGACTCTATCTTGGCGGTCCGATTTCGCTCATCGATCGGCTGCCCGCCCGAGAGTTCGCGGACCTGCGTCTTACCCCGAGCCAGACCCGCGCCGAGTTCAGGCGACGCGGCTGGCGCAGCATCGTCGCCTTCCAAACGCGCAACCCGATTCATCGCGCACACGAATACCTGCAAAAGACGGCGCTGGAAGCGGTCGATGGCCTGTTCGTGAATCCGCTCGTTGGCGCTACGAAGGACGATGACGTGCCCGCGGCGGTGCGTATGCAGAGCTATCAGGTCATCCTCGAACGCTACTACCCGGCGCAGCGGACGCTGCTCGGTGTGTTTCCCGCCGCCATGCGTTACGCCGGTCCGCGCGAGGCGATCCTCCACGCGCTCGCCCGCAAGAACTACGGCTGCACGCACTTCATCGTCGGCCGGGACCATGCGGGCGTTGGCAACTACTACGGCACCTACGCGGCGCAGGAGATCTTCGCCCAGTTTGCTCCGGCGGAGCTGGGCATCACCCCGGTAAAACTCGAGCACGCCTTCTACTGCACCGTCTGTGCGCAGATGGCGACCGCCAAGACCTGCCCCCACGACCGCTCCGAGCACGTCCACCTCTCCGGGACGGCCGTGCGCGGCATGTTGCAGCGCGGCGAGCAGCTGCCCGAGCGCTTCACACGGCCCGAGGTGGCCCGCATACTGGCCGATGCCTACGCCCAGGCGGCAAGCGAGGTGGCGCGATGACGGAGCGAAGCGCAACGGTGTGGCTCACCGGGCTCAGCGGAGCTGGAAAGAGTACCATCGCGCAGGCCCTGGTGACGGCGCTGCGCGCTCACGGCCGGCGAGTCGAGTGCCTCGACGGCGACGTGATGCGCGAACGTCTGTGCAAGGGGCTGGGGTTCAGCAAGGAAGACCGGGACGAGAACATCCGCCGTATCGGCTTCGTCGCTGAGCTGTTAACGCGCCACGGCGTCTTCGCCATCGTCGCGGCGATTTCGCCCTATCGCGAGGCACGATCGGAGGTCCGCGCCCGCATCGCCGATTTCATCGAGGTGTATGTGGATGCACCCCTCGACGTGTGCGAACAGCGGGATGTGAAGGGCTTGTATCGGCGCGCGCGCGCCGGCGAGATTGCGCATTTCACCGGCATCGATGATCCGTACGAGCCGCCGCTTGCGCCGGAGGCTATCTGCCGCACGGCGAGGCAGTCCGTGCAGGAGAGCGTGGAGACGATCCTTGATTGCCTTCGCGCACGCAGCCTCCTTGCCCTGCCGTCTTCCCAGAACGGACACCTTCGCGAGCCCATGATGAGCGGCGATCTGACGCATCGCGTGGCGGCAGGGGGTATGGATAGGCATGTCTGATCGACTGGCCGCGCCCGCGGCCTCTCGGCCGCCCGCTGCAACCATGCCCGTCACCCCCACCTTTCTCGTGCTTGGCGCGGCGAAGGCCGGGACGGATGCCATCTACAGTCAACTGGGCCAACATCCAGAGGTGTACGTGAGTCCCGTCAAGGAGACGAACTACTTCGTCTTTTGCGGCGAGCGGCTGCACTTCTCCGGCCCGGGTGACGAGCGCGCGCTGGACGAATGCCGAATCGTTTCGCAGACGGAGTATCTGTCGCTCTTCGCCGCGGCGGCCGGCGCAAAGGCGATCGGCGAGGCCTCTCCGTGGTACCTGTACCGGCCGGAAGTGCCGGATCGCATCCGCGGCATGCTGCCGGAGGCACGGCTGATCGCCGTGCTGCGCCATCCGCTTGACCGGGCATTCTCGGCCTTCGCCATGCTGCACCGCGACGCGCGGGAGCCAGAAACCGAATTCGCCAGGGCGCTGCAGGCCGAGCCGCGGAGGATCGCCGCCGGCTGGGAGCCGATCTGGCACTACCGGGCGATGGGCCGGTACGCAGAGCAGCTGGAGCGTTTTCTGGCGATCTTTCCTCGCGAACAGCTTCGCATCTACCTGTACGATGACTTTCTTGCCACGCCCCTCACGGTGATCCAGGACATCTTTGCCTTCATCGGCGTCGATCCTGCCTTTGTGCCCGATACGTCCGCACGACCGAATGTGTCTTATGTGCCGAAGCACCATCGCCTGCACCGGCTGCTGCTGCGCGACGGGCGGGCCGCACGTCTCGCCAGGATCGCCCTCCCCGCCGGTCCGCGCCAGAAGCTGAAGTGGGCAATCGTGCGCCGCAACCTGAGGCGCCCCGAGCTGCCGAATTCCCTCCGCCGTGAGCTGATCGGTAGCTTCGCGGAGGAGATCAGCCGTCTCGAACGGTTGCTGGATCGCGACCTCACCGCCTGGCGCACCGCCTGAACCGATCGCCCGTCCGGCGGATGCTGTGCCCTCGCGCCGCTCGCTGTGCGCACCCTCGGCGATGCGGGTCGGCGGCTTATCGTCCTGTCGCTGCGTTCAGTGGCTGCTGTCGGCGCAGGACTTGTTGAGGCGCTTGACGGGGTTGGCGTTCTTCACGGCGTCCACGGAGGCGTACGCCCGCAGGGCTGTGGCCGGGATCTGTTTCCAGCCTGGGTCGTCATCACAGTAATAGAGGCCGGTAAACTCCGCGCCGCTCGTATACCAGGTGTGCCCCCCGGCCGCGGCCGGAGTCGTGGGCGTCGGTTGCGGCGGCGCCCCGGCCACCTGAAAGCTGATCACCGGGGCAAGTTCCACGGCCGTAGCGCCGAAGCGCTGCTGGCTGGCGCCGGTGCTGAAGAAGCCGGTGCCGGCAACCTGGACGCTGCCCGAAAGGGATTTGACGCCGCCTTCAGGCGGCTGCCCGAAGGCGGCCACGAAGGCGTCGCGCGCCGCCTTCATCCGGCCAAGCGCGCCAAGCTCCGTGAACTTGGCGCACGGTCCCGCCGGATCGGGCAGCTCGATCGTCAGCTTCGCCGCGGCATCCTGCGGATCGACCAGGCTGACCTGAATCGCGCCGTTTGCCAGGAGCTGAGCGCCGGAGACGTTGGCGGTGAACGCATAGGTTTGCAACTCCAGTGGAGCGACGCGGCTGCGTCCGGGAAGATCGCCGAGCAGCCGAGGCGGCGTCTGGCGCGCCAGGTCGCCGATCCGCGTTGCCGCCGGGTTCAGGCTGACGAGCGCACCGTCGGGATCGGCCAGCGTGCGCACCGCTTCCCGATCGGCCTGGCAGGGCCCGGCGGGCGCGGGCGTTGCGCTTGGTTGCGGCGTGGCGGCGCTGGGCGGAGTTGCCGTCCGCGTGGGCGCCGTCCCGCCGCTGCCGGCGCCGGCCGTCGGAATGGTAAGCACGCGGACGGTTGGCCGCGCCACCGCCGCCGGCGTCGTCGCTGCCGGCGCCGCGGTGCCGGTTGTCGCCACGGGCTTCGGCGTCTTCGACCCGCTGCAGGCAACGACCAGGCAGACGCCAAGGACTACCGGCAACAACCGCGCTACCACGCCGCGGAGATGCCGCCGCCCGTCATCAGCGGGTGGGCCGAAGATGATGCGGGCCAACCTCGCACTCCTCACGCGCTTTCGGGGGTTGTGACATTGTACCGGAGAGCTAATGTGGCTTGCGTTGGGCAACATCACGCCGCGGCAGCCCGCCCCGTTGTGGAGTATCGAACCGTTGGCCTGCCTCAGTCGAGTGGCCCCATTGCGTTTGCGTGTGTATCCGCTGTTTGCGCGGTGAGGGAGGCGGCCTGCTGCGACCGACGCCGTCCCGGGAAGGGATCCGGCGGCCCGTCGGAACGCAGTCGCGCTGGAATCCGACCGGCACGCGCTCCCGCATACAGCTCTAACAAGTCGTCTGCCACGCGGCCGATCGAATAGTGACAGCGAACGTGCTCTGCTGCTGCCGCGCCGAGACGCCGCCGCAGTGCCGGATCATCGACCAGGCGCTGCAGCGCCTGGGCAAGCCCCGCGGGGTCGCTCGGGGGAGCGACAAGTCCGGTGACCTCGGGAATCACCGCCTCTTCTGGCCCGCCAAAGGTGATGACCGGCGGCAGGCCGCGGTCCATCGCCTCAAGCAGGGCGATGGACATCGAGCCACTGGGCACGGCCAGCACAAAGACATCGAACGCATCGAGGAAGGGCGCAGGATCAGGATGGAAGCCTGGAATGTGGACAGATGCGCAGATATCGAGACGGCGGACCAAATCTTGCAGCTCGTCTCGCAGTTCACCATCACCAACGATCACGAGCCTGCAATCGCGCTGCTTCAGCCGTGCAAATGCCTGAATGAGGTCGTGCAGGCCTTTGCCCGGAGCGAGTCGTACCAGACTGCCTATCACTACCGTCTGGTCGCCGATCCCCAGCTCACGGCGAATCCTGGTCCTATTCTCGAGAGATTCGGCCGAAGTCACGACGCGCAGTGGTGTGCCGTTGAGTACTGTTGCGGTACGAGAAGTAACATTTCTTAATCGACGACGCCGGAGACCAGCGTTACGTCTCGATACCGATACCAGTGCATGAACCAATCGATCCAATAGGTATCTACCAATCCTATCGTAGATTGGTGGACGGGGAACAGGTATGTCGTGCTCTGTGACCACGACTGTCGCATTGCTCAAGATACGCGTGACCACCGCAACACCGACCCCTCCATATGCTCCAGTGTGCAGGTGAACCACGTCAGGATGCCACTTGTGCAAGTTGATGGCCAATTTGCTGAGATGTAAGAACTGCACCCATCTACCGCTGCGCGGATCAGTATCCAACCGAGTAACAGCAACATCGCAGTTACTGAACATATCTGCCAGAGGATCCAGATAGTCCGATTCAGGAATAACGACGCCAACCTGGATACCACGCCTGCGGTATTCATCCGCCAAATACAAACATAGTGTTTCCATGCCTCCTATGGCCAGTGGATTTAGCACAAACATCACACGATTGATCGATTTCAGTCTAACATGTTCCTTATTGTGGACCATCAGGTAGAGTGCTCCTCCGGCCGATTTCATTCAAGCGGATCCCCTGCGCTCAATGACGCCAGAGCGCCGACCAAAGCAGGGACTCAAGGGTCTATCAGGCTCGCCGCTCGCTCCTCATGCGCCGCGCTCTTGCTCGCAGCATGCGATAACTCGGACGTAACGGGCTTCGCAGAAGCAGCCAGTCTCGCGTTCCGCGCAGCACGTGCGCAGGCCCGTGACTCGGAACGTAGCTATAACGGTGTGCACAGCTATCGATCTGCTCCCTGGGCTCGAAGCCGGCGCGGTGCAAGTGCCAGCGCAGCGGCAAGTCATCGGTGTACAGGTGCCAGGCGTTCTCCGGCGTCTGCGGGCGCGTGTCGAAGTTGGCGAACAGCACGCCGCCGGGCTTCAGGGCGCGGTGCAACATTCGCGCGGTCGCCGGGAGATCGGGCACGTGCACCAGCGTATCCACCGCGGTGATCACATCGTAGCGCCCAGGCTCCAGCGTTTCGCGATTGAGATCGATGTAGCGGTGG harbors:
- a CDS encoding polysaccharide deacetylase family protein, with the translated sequence MSTRLVLKRLTRRTGLRRHHVAAARMCCERALLAAVPRSRTAASGRILCYHSVGTPAWGVNDVSPRRFAQHLHWLLDAGCRIVPAEAIARGQAGPRDVALTFDDNLASVERNAAPLLASVRVPWTLFVVTDWAEGRHDFERGTFLDWAAIERLAGQGAAIGSHSVTHPNFGRLDEHRTVVELEQSRQVIEQRLGIVPQSFAIPLGQSDNWNATAQATAEAAGYELVYAQAGETRPAGTVARTFITRFDGKRLFNAALRGAFDTWEEWV
- a CDS encoding glycosyltransferase, with amino-acid sequence MSLPAPPLVSVIVPTRDRPALLREALGSIRALEGPDLALEVIVADNGANPETGAVAREFGARCVRAERLGASAARNAGLRAASGEFLAFLDDDDVWLAEHLRPQLALLSRRPELAAVLGQAQCTDEQRTPLYGPGPVRLAGDGDVLHDLFAQMPQIGALVARASVRETVGELDETLLSDEDWDWQLRIALKHLVGFVPVPCVLFRQRPVTADDDLRWRRWPYTRRVFLNNVRRASSRRPSLPYLARCYLRHCGWYYGISLWSALEHAHANERRAAARELTRALRIAPLHALRDLPRPGALWSTFGALIKRPRRRTAAAE
- a CDS encoding acyltransferase, whose product is MVHATALVESEYIGAGTRVWAFVHVLPGARIGRNCNIGDHTFIEGGSRIGDGVTVKNGCLIWDGVTIGDGAFIGPGVTFTNDRRPRSARTEAVTAVAPQRDWLVSTIVEAGASLGARAVVVAGVRIGAFAMVGAGAVVTRDVPAHALVYGNPARRRGWVCRCGQSLALAHDRAACAACGLRYRLSAAGLACESESEVTA
- a CDS encoding DegT/DnrJ/EryC1/StrS family aminotransferase, which produces MERIPFVDLAAQQRRIAAEVEHAIAAVLSRCDFVLGQDVGAFEAEFARYLDVGHAVGVSNGLDALRLALLALDIGPGDEVIVPANTYIATALAVSSVGARPVLIDCEPGTYTLDPRLLPAALTPRTRAIIPVHLAGQAADMDPILGIARSAGVAVIEDAAQAHGTRYQGRGCGSLGDIGCFSFYPSKNLGAYGDGGAVTTGDAYLAERIRRLRDNGQTAKYVHVEPGLNARLDTLQAAILRVKLPHLDAWNGERAAHAAAYRRQLADVGDLALPVCATWSTHIYHLFIVETERRDALQQHLTDAGIATGIHYPVPIHLQEAYAALGGHAGDFPNAERAARRMLSLPMYPELSDAQIARTCAAVRSFFETAAQPEAARRPHGQEGAAPRRPSSLPARV
- the sat gene encoding sulfate adenylyltransferase gives rise to the protein MSLPAQVTAAELHPNGAVETGERSGASELIAPHGGTLVDRQLVGEPLLAARAALPGLRHIELDLRAFADLECIATGVYSPLSGFMGAADYRSVLSEMRLANGLPWSIPITLSIAQDAAEGISAGSQIALTWRSQPLALMRVDDRFAVDLHEEAVQVYGTADTDHPGVAALMGRGGLYLGGPISLIDRLPAREFADLRLTPSQTRAEFRRRGWRSIVAFQTRNPIHRAHEYLQKTALEAVDGLFVNPLVGATKDDDVPAAVRMQSYQVILERYYPAQRTLLGVFPAAMRYAGPREAILHALARKNYGCTHFIVGRDHAGVGNYYGTYAAQEIFAQFAPAELGITPVKLEHAFYCTVCAQMATAKTCPHDRSEHVHLSGTAVRGMLQRGEQLPERFTRPEVARILADAYAQAASEVAR
- the cysC gene encoding adenylyl-sulfate kinase, producing the protein MTERSATVWLTGLSGAGKSTIAQALVTALRAHGRRVECLDGDVMRERLCKGLGFSKEDRDENIRRIGFVAELLTRHGVFAIVAAISPYREARSEVRARIADFIEVYVDAPLDVCEQRDVKGLYRRARAGEIAHFTGIDDPYEPPLAPEAICRTARQSVQESVETILDCLRARSLLALPSSQNGHLREPMMSGDLTHRVAAGGMDRHV
- a CDS encoding sulfotransferase, yielding MSDRLAAPAASRPPAATMPVTPTFLVLGAAKAGTDAIYSQLGQHPEVYVSPVKETNYFVFCGERLHFSGPGDERALDECRIVSQTEYLSLFAAAAGAKAIGEASPWYLYRPEVPDRIRGMLPEARLIAVLRHPLDRAFSAFAMLHRDAREPETEFARALQAEPRRIAAGWEPIWHYRAMGRYAEQLERFLAIFPREQLRIYLYDDFLATPLTVIQDIFAFIGVDPAFVPDTSARPNVSYVPKHHRLHRLLLRDGRAARLARIALPAGPRQKLKWAIVRRNLRRPELPNSLRRELIGSFAEEISRLERLLDRDLTAWRTA
- a CDS encoding glycosyltransferase family 4 protein — protein: MKSAGGALYLMVHNKEHVRLKSINRVMFVLNPLAIGGMETLCLYLADEYRRRGIQVGVVIPESDYLDPLADMFSNCDVAVTRLDTDPRSGRWVQFLHLSKLAINLHKWHPDVVHLHTGAYGGVGVAVVTRILSNATVVVTEHDIPVPRPPIYDRIGRYLLDRLVHALVSVSRRNAGLRRRRLRNVTSRTATVLNGTPLRVVTSAESLENRTRIRRELGIGDQTVVIGSLVRLAPGKGLHDLIQAFARLKQRDCRLVIVGDGELRDELQDLVRRLDICASVHIPGFHPDPAPFLDAFDVFVLAVPSGSMSIALLEAMDRGLPPVITFGGPEEAVIPEVTGLVAPPSDPAGLAQALQRLVDDPALRRRLGAAAAEHVRCHYSIGRVADDLLELYAGARAGRIPARLRSDGPPDPFPGRRRSQQAASLTAQTADTHANAMGPLD